The Paracholeplasma brassicae genome contains a region encoding:
- the mnmE gene encoding tRNA uridine-5-carboxymethylaminomethyl(34) synthesis GTPase MnmE has protein sequence MIYDTIAAIATPFGTSGLSIIRISGDEAIEKAAAIFKGKNLIKAKSHTVTYGHIIDHHKKVIDEVLVTVFKAPKTFTKEDVVEISCHGGILVTQKVLERILEQGIRLAEPGEFTKRAFINGRIDLAQSEAIMDLIHAKNVNAMKLAVSGLKGDLSKLINELREELLFLIAQIEVNIDYPEYDDATQMSVELIKPHVLNLIKKLNTLLDDANKGKLIRDGVKTAIVGKPNVGKSSLLNALLNEERAIVTDIEGTTRDTIEAQINIGGITLILMDTAGIRETKDIVEQIGVKRSKKAIDEAELIILVLDQSRQLSKEDLELLEQTKNKRRIVVGNKNDLTKAIDLDIHMLSLSALNRQGLSDLEHEITTTLGITDLEEKDFNYLSNVRHINKIKEAISSMNEVVNAIDLGLPIDMAEIDLKKAWQYLGEITGDYHPEDLLNELFSKFCLGK, from the coding sequence ATGATATACGATACAATTGCAGCAATCGCTACCCCATTTGGGACAAGCGGCTTAAGTATTATCAGAATCAGCGGCGATGAAGCAATCGAAAAAGCAGCCGCTATTTTTAAAGGAAAGAACTTAATCAAAGCCAAATCGCATACCGTCACTTATGGACACATCATCGATCATCACAAGAAAGTGATTGATGAAGTCCTAGTCACGGTTTTTAAAGCACCGAAAACATTTACAAAAGAAGACGTGGTGGAAATCAGCTGTCATGGGGGCATTTTAGTGACTCAAAAAGTCCTAGAACGCATTTTAGAACAAGGCATTCGTTTAGCTGAACCGGGGGAATTTACCAAACGGGCGTTTATAAATGGCCGGATTGACTTGGCTCAAAGTGAAGCAATCATGGACCTCATTCACGCGAAAAACGTCAATGCGATGAAACTAGCTGTCAGCGGGCTTAAAGGTGACTTGTCGAAACTAATCAACGAATTAAGAGAAGAACTTCTTTTTCTAATCGCTCAAATTGAAGTTAATATTGACTATCCAGAATACGACGACGCAACACAAATGTCGGTCGAGTTAATCAAACCGCATGTTCTAAATTTGATCAAAAAATTAAACACATTACTCGATGATGCCAATAAAGGAAAACTCATTAGAGACGGTGTTAAAACGGCCATTGTTGGTAAACCAAATGTCGGTAAGTCTAGTTTATTAAATGCGCTACTTAATGAAGAACGTGCCATTGTTACAGACATCGAAGGTACCACAAGAGACACCATCGAAGCGCAAATCAATATTGGCGGTATTACCTTAATTCTAATGGATACCGCAGGCATCAGAGAGACCAAAGATATTGTCGAACAAATCGGTGTGAAACGGTCTAAGAAAGCGATTGACGAGGCTGAACTAATCATCTTAGTACTCGACCAAAGTAGACAGTTATCAAAAGAAGATTTAGAGTTACTAGAACAAACCAAAAACAAACGACGCATTGTCGTTGGTAATAAAAACGACCTCACTAAAGCAATCGATTTAGATATCCACATGCTAAGTTTATCGGCCCTTAACCGTCAAGGGTTAAGCGACCTCGAACATGAAATCACAACGACTTTGGGCATTACTGATCTTGAAGAAAAAGACTTTAATTACTTATCGAATGTGAGACACATCAATAAAATCAAAGAAGCCATTTCATCAATGAATGAAGTCGTTAATGCCATTGACTTAGGGCTTCCAATTGATATGGCCGAAATTGACTTAAAGAAAGCTTGGCAATACCTAGGCGAAATCACAGGTGATTATCACCCAGAAGACTTATTAAACGAACTATTTTCCAAATTTTGTTTGGGAAAATAA
- a CDS encoding peptidylprolyl isomerase — MNAQTYLKETNPVVTINVKDHGSIELQLFNEVAPNTVANFIEIAEKGLYKGSIFHRIIPGFMIQGGAVNQAVLPIKGDFIANGVNNPLLHTRGVISMARTNVKDSATSQFFIMHKDSPHLDGLYAAFGVVTNGIDVVDAIAKARRDAYDKPYEDIVIESVTVDLKGSLIPKTIRL, encoded by the coding sequence ATGAACGCACAAACATATTTAAAAGAAACAAACCCAGTAGTCACAATTAACGTTAAAGATCACGGGTCAATTGAGCTTCAATTATTTAATGAAGTCGCGCCAAACACCGTTGCTAACTTCATCGAAATTGCTGAAAAAGGTCTTTACAAAGGCTCAATTTTTCACCGTATTATTCCAGGGTTTATGATTCAAGGTGGTGCCGTTAATCAAGCGGTTTTACCAATCAAAGGCGACTTCATCGCTAATGGTGTAAATAACCCATTATTACACACACGTGGTGTCATTTCGATGGCAAGAACCAACGTCAAGGATTCAGCGACGTCACAATTCTTTATCATGCATAAAGACTCACCGCACTTAGATGGGTTATACGCCGCTTTTGGTGTCGTTACAAACGGCATAGACGTGGTTGATGCCATCGCAAAAGCAAGAAGAGACGCCTACGACAAACCATATGAAGATATTGTCATTGAATCGGTTACGGTCGATTTGAAGGGTTCTTTGATCCCAAAAACAATTCGTTTATAG
- a CDS encoding MgtC/SapB family protein, which translates to MTELEILSQIDFIEVILMPAIVTIVISSLLGLERQNIGKSAGISAHILIGAATMMVSIVQRFFFLETGATDVAENQRLIAQILPGVGFIGAGVIMKGEKTIIGLTTAATIWAVAIMGLIAGSGYWRLGAAYGLFLVLFIYIRDFKRGINPFVPHVHFDFTDNEMVREDDKRRHA; encoded by the coding sequence ATGACTGAATTAGAAATTTTAAGTCAAATTGATTTTATTGAAGTAATCTTAATGCCAGCAATCGTAACGATAGTGATATCTTCACTTCTTGGACTAGAAAGACAAAACATCGGTAAATCCGCAGGAATTTCGGCGCATATTTTAATTGGAGCCGCAACCATGATGGTATCGATCGTTCAACGTTTCTTCTTTCTTGAAACGGGTGCTACTGATGTTGCAGAAAACCAACGCTTGATTGCACAAATCTTACCTGGGGTCGGTTTTATTGGCGCCGGTGTGATTATGAAGGGTGAAAAAACCATTATTGGACTTACCACCGCAGCGACCATCTGGGCGGTTGCGATTATGGGGTTAATTGCGGGTAGTGGTTACTGGCGATTAGGTGCCGCATATGGGTTGTTCTTGGTGTTGTTTATCTACATCAGAGACTTTAAACGTGGCATTAACCCATTTGTCCCACACGTCCATTTTGACTTCACTGACAATGAAATGGTCAGAGAAGATGACAAGCGTAGACACGCCTAA
- a CDS encoding tRNA lysidine(34) synthetase, whose product MEIRQECARIVVTEPLLPLEDIERSLLKTYRKDVWAKFIKAIKNYNLIEPGDKVAVGISGGKDSLLMAKLFQQLHRYSDIPFDVVYLAMDPGFAKINLELLETNCKYLNIPLVIKKSNVFAVAGKIASDNPCYMCARMRRGFLYNAAKELGCNKLALGHHYDDVIETTMLNVLYGGQFKTMVPKIKADNFEEIELIRPLFYIKEKDIIRFTKSSGIQSMNCGCTVVASRTSSKRREIKEMINKLREINKEVDQSIFKAAENVNINAVLGYQYKDKKYDFNEIYKERNELDD is encoded by the coding sequence ATGGAAATAAGACAAGAATGCGCTAGAATCGTTGTTACCGAACCCTTGTTACCTTTAGAAGACATCGAAAGAAGTTTATTAAAGACGTACCGTAAGGACGTTTGGGCAAAATTTATTAAAGCAATTAAAAACTATAACCTCATCGAGCCAGGCGATAAAGTTGCTGTTGGTATCTCAGGTGGAAAAGACTCACTTTTAATGGCCAAGTTATTTCAACAACTTCACCGTTACAGTGACATCCCATTTGATGTGGTCTATCTTGCGATGGACCCTGGGTTTGCTAAAATCAATTTAGAGTTATTAGAAACCAACTGTAAGTATTTAAATATCCCACTTGTGATCAAAAAGTCAAACGTATTTGCTGTGGCTGGAAAAATCGCAAGTGATAACCCATGCTACATGTGTGCACGTATGAGAAGAGGTTTCTTATATAACGCAGCCAAAGAACTGGGTTGTAATAAACTTGCGCTTGGGCATCACTACGATGACGTCATTGAGACGACCATGTTAAATGTCCTATATGGCGGTCAATTTAAAACGATGGTCCCTAAGATTAAAGCCGATAATTTTGAAGAGATTGAATTGATTCGTCCATTATTTTACATTAAAGAAAAAGATATCATTCGATTTACTAAATCCAGTGGCATTCAATCAATGAATTGTGGCTGTACCGTTGTTGCAAGTAGAACATCATCTAAACGAAGAGAAATCAAAGAAATGATCAATAAACTAAGAGAAATCAATAAAGAAGTCGATCAATCGATTTTCAAAGCGGCAGAGAATGTCAATATCAACGCCGTCCTTGGTTATCAATACAAAGATAAGAAATACGATTTTAACGAAATATACAAAGAAAGGAATGAACTAGATGACTGA
- a CDS encoding DHH family phosphoesterase has product MINPVIIKKIHEYDTIIIHGHKRPDGDCYGAQFGLKSILTETFKNKRVYVVGETSDFVSFVGTPDIIEDEVYENALSIVVDTAIEDRISDSRYKLGKEIIKIDHHIPVDDYGDYRWVDTTYPSCAQMIATFYKKYKKELKLGYEGALAMYVGILTDTGRFRFRGVSRKTHEIAGMLLDFGVDVEYVDQKLSVETMNMIRLKGYVLSNFETTNEGFIYIKVTRDVINQFGVTDEQAASVVSHLGGIEGYPVWAIFIEYPGEIRIRLRSRGPVISTLANEFGGGGHAKASGAKLNDWSELEHFKSRVDDVLKAYKG; this is encoded by the coding sequence ATGATTAACCCAGTAATTATTAAAAAGATACACGAATACGACACCATTATTATCCACGGACATAAACGCCCGGATGGGGATTGTTATGGGGCACAGTTTGGCCTAAAAAGCATCTTAACTGAAACATTTAAGAATAAGAGAGTTTATGTTGTTGGTGAAACAAGTGACTTTGTAAGCTTTGTTGGTACACCAGATATCATTGAAGATGAGGTTTACGAAAACGCGTTATCGATTGTGGTTGATACCGCAATTGAGGACCGTATTAGTGATTCTAGATACAAATTAGGAAAAGAGATCATTAAAATCGACCACCACATCCCTGTGGATGATTATGGTGATTACCGCTGGGTAGATACAACCTACCCATCGTGTGCTCAAATGATCGCAACCTTCTATAAAAAATACAAAAAAGAATTAAAACTCGGTTACGAAGGCGCACTTGCGATGTATGTGGGTATTCTAACCGATACAGGTAGATTCAGATTCCGTGGTGTTTCAAGAAAGACACATGAGATTGCAGGTATGTTATTAGACTTTGGTGTGGACGTGGAATACGTTGATCAAAAATTATCGGTTGAAACGATGAACATGATACGCTTAAAAGGCTATGTGTTATCTAATTTTGAAACGACAAATGAAGGTTTTATCTACATCAAAGTCACAAGAGATGTGATTAATCAATTTGGTGTGACCGACGAACAAGCCGCATCGGTCGTGTCTCACTTAGGTGGGATTGAAGGTTACCCAGTTTGGGCGATTTTCATCGAATACCCAGGCGAAATTAGAATCAGACTTCGCTCAAGAGGCCCAGTTATTTCGACACTTGCCAATGAATTTGGCGGTGGTGGACATGCCAAAGCTTCAGGCGCAAAACTAAACGACTGGTCAGAATTAGAACACTTTAAATCACGCGTCGATGACGTCTTAAAAGCATACAAAGGTTAA
- a CDS encoding DHH family phosphoesterase, whose protein sequence is MSYQPILDKIKAYDTIIIHRHTKPDFDAIGSQVGLKEILQENFNDKTIYVVGDQNRFDKDNDMQEIEDNAFVGALSIIVDVAVSHMVSDERYLTAAEAIVIDHHTNDSTITNASLVISDASFSSAAELIATIALDLNLVINERAASFLYAGMVTDTGRFQWLKNPKHTFMIASILTGLGAKTTELYDFLYVESLEQKMMKIDFQSRFVFEDGIAYLKNDQSVFDKYNVDVFTVSRGMVNLASGIEEIKIWLNFTYDKERDVILGEFRSRGIKIVDIAKKFGGGGHEQACGASLKTWEEVDQMITEFKALAKGEKI, encoded by the coding sequence ATGAGTTATCAACCCATTTTAGATAAGATTAAAGCTTATGACACCATCATTATTCACAGGCACACAAAACCTGATTTTGACGCGATTGGTTCACAGGTTGGATTAAAAGAGATTTTACAAGAGAACTTTAATGACAAGACGATTTACGTTGTTGGCGATCAAAACCGTTTTGATAAAGACAACGACATGCAAGAAATAGAAGACAATGCATTTGTTGGCGCGCTATCAATCATTGTTGATGTTGCGGTATCGCACATGGTAAGCGATGAACGTTACTTAACTGCTGCTGAGGCTATTGTCATTGATCATCACACCAACGATTCGACAATCACAAACGCAAGCTTAGTAATAAGTGACGCAAGTTTTTCATCCGCTGCGGAGCTAATCGCAACCATCGCACTGGATTTGAATTTAGTGATCAACGAAAGAGCGGCATCGTTTTTATACGCTGGTATGGTCACGGATACCGGGCGCTTTCAATGGTTAAAAAATCCAAAGCACACGTTTATGATTGCCTCAATCCTTACCGGATTAGGTGCAAAAACAACAGAGCTTTATGATTTCTTATACGTGGAATCGCTTGAACAAAAGATGATGAAGATTGATTTCCAATCCAGGTTTGTTTTTGAGGACGGGATTGCATATTTAAAGAACGATCAATCGGTCTTTGATAAATACAACGTCGATGTCTTTACTGTCTCAAGAGGTATGGTCAATTTGGCCAGTGGGATTGAAGAAATTAAAATATGGTTGAACTTCACCTACGACAAAGAAAGAGACGTTATTCTTGGTGAATTTCGTTCAAGAGGCATTAAAATTGTCGATATTGCCAAGAAGTTTGGTGGCGGTGGACACGAACAAGCGTGTGGCGCCTCATTAAAGACTTGGGAAGAAGTCGACCAAATGATTACAGAATTTAAAGCATTAGCAAAAGGAGAAAAGATATGA
- the ppdK gene encoding pyruvate, phosphate dikinase — protein MTKYVYLFKEGRADMKNLLGGKGANLAEMTNIGLPVPQGFTVTTEACTRYYQDGKMIAPEIVEQILAALEATQSTSGKQFGSSENPFLVSVRSGARASMPGMMDTILNLGLTDKAVEGLAKLTNNPRFAYDSYRRFIQMFADVVMDISKSNFEAILESQKHKKGVELDTDLDADDLILITKAYKAKYKELKGEEFPQDPKVQLIEAISAVFRSWDNPRANTYRMLNQIPYSWGTAVNVQSMVFGNMGNDSGTGVAFSRNPATGENVLFGEYLFNAQGEDVVAGIRTPKPISDLKKDNEGLYKQFEDIAKKLENHYHDMQDMEFTIEKGKLYMLQTRNGKRTAQAALKIAIDLVKEGLLTEKEALMKVEPAQLDQLLHPQFDQKTLLHATPLTTGLPASPGAATGRVVFTAERAAQLFKADGKPVILVRQETSPEDIEGMVVAKGILTSRGGMTSHAAVVARGMGTCCVAGADKVKVNETDKYFEIEGKRFKEGDYISLDGSTGKVYGEQIKTVDATVSGDFATLMAWADKHRVLKVRTNADTPKDAEVAYNFGAEGIGLCRTEHMFFAADRIRAMREMIVSNNAVERKRALDKLLPMQREDFIGLYKAMKGYAVTIRYLDPPLHEFLPHTYQEIRVLAEEMGIEFDELRQTIDSLHEVNPMLGHRGVRLAVTYPEIAQMQTRAVIEAAITVNKEGGNVTPEIMIPLIADIKEFNYVKKVVVETAEKVQKEHNHKLDYLVGTMIEIPRACLTADTIAKEAEFFSFGTNDLTQMTFGFSRDDAAKFLGDYYKTKVFEADPFAHIDETGVGSLMKMAVEKGQSVRKDIKLGICGEHGGDPQSVEFCHNIGLTYVSCSPFRVPLAKLAAAQANIKNPRK, from the coding sequence ATGACTAAGTACGTTTATTTGTTCAAAGAAGGACGTGCAGACATGAAAAACCTGCTTGGTGGTAAGGGAGCCAACCTCGCGGAAATGACAAACATCGGTTTGCCAGTTCCACAAGGCTTCACGGTAACAACAGAAGCTTGTACCAGGTACTACCAAGACGGTAAAATGATTGCACCTGAAATTGTGGAGCAAATCCTTGCTGCACTAGAGGCCACACAAAGCACATCTGGAAAACAGTTTGGATCGAGTGAAAATCCATTCTTAGTATCGGTTCGTTCTGGTGCTAGAGCTTCAATGCCAGGGATGATGGACACAATTTTAAACTTGGGTTTAACTGACAAGGCCGTTGAAGGCTTAGCAAAACTAACGAACAACCCAAGATTTGCTTATGACTCGTATCGCCGTTTTATTCAAATGTTTGCCGATGTCGTTATGGACATCTCAAAATCAAACTTTGAAGCCATCTTGGAATCTCAAAAACACAAAAAAGGTGTCGAACTTGATACCGATTTAGACGCTGACGATTTAATTTTAATCACAAAGGCTTACAAAGCCAAATACAAGGAACTCAAGGGAGAAGAGTTCCCGCAAGACCCAAAAGTCCAATTAATTGAGGCAATAAGTGCGGTATTTAGATCTTGGGATAACCCAAGAGCCAATACTTACCGTATGCTTAATCAAATTCCTTATTCTTGGGGTACCGCAGTCAACGTTCAATCCATGGTATTTGGCAACATGGGTAACGATTCCGGTACCGGGGTGGCATTCTCAAGAAACCCAGCAACTGGTGAGAACGTCTTGTTCGGTGAATATCTATTTAACGCACAAGGTGAGGACGTCGTGGCTGGTATTAGAACACCAAAACCAATCTCAGATCTTAAAAAAGATAACGAAGGGTTATATAAACAGTTTGAAGATATCGCTAAGAAACTAGAAAATCATTACCATGATATGCAAGACATGGAATTCACCATAGAAAAAGGCAAACTTTATATGCTACAAACCAGAAATGGTAAACGTACCGCGCAAGCGGCTTTAAAGATTGCCATTGATTTGGTTAAAGAAGGTTTACTCACTGAAAAAGAAGCTTTGATGAAGGTAGAACCTGCTCAATTAGATCAACTACTTCATCCTCAATTTGACCAAAAAACACTACTACATGCAACACCACTGACAACTGGGCTTCCAGCATCCCCAGGGGCTGCGACCGGTCGCGTCGTATTTACGGCAGAACGTGCCGCACAATTATTTAAAGCCGATGGCAAACCAGTCATCCTAGTTAGACAAGAAACCTCACCTGAGGACATCGAAGGTATGGTTGTCGCTAAAGGTATTTTAACCTCACGCGGTGGGATGACTTCTCACGCAGCCGTCGTTGCAAGAGGCATGGGTACCTGCTGCGTCGCGGGTGCTGATAAAGTCAAAGTAAATGAAACCGATAAGTATTTTGAAATCGAAGGCAAACGCTTTAAAGAAGGCGACTACATCTCACTTGATGGTTCTACTGGTAAAGTTTACGGTGAACAAATCAAGACCGTGGATGCCACCGTCTCTGGTGATTTTGCTACCCTAATGGCTTGGGCAGATAAACATAGAGTCCTAAAAGTAAGAACAAATGCTGATACACCGAAAGACGCTGAGGTTGCTTATAACTTTGGTGCTGAAGGGATTGGATTATGCCGTACGGAACACATGTTCTTTGCTGCAGATCGAATCAGAGCCATGCGTGAAATGATTGTATCTAATAACGCTGTTGAAAGAAAACGCGCCCTTGATAAATTACTTCCAATGCAAAGAGAAGACTTCATCGGTCTATATAAAGCGATGAAAGGCTACGCCGTCACCATTCGTTACTTAGATCCACCACTACACGAATTCTTACCGCATACTTACCAAGAAATCAGAGTGCTTGCTGAGGAAATGGGTATCGAATTTGATGAATTAAGACAAACCATCGATAGCCTTCACGAAGTCAACCCAATGCTTGGGCACCGTGGGGTTAGACTCGCTGTCACCTACCCAGAGATTGCACAAATGCAAACAAGAGCAGTCATAGAAGCAGCGATTACCGTCAATAAAGAAGGCGGCAACGTCACACCAGAAATCATGATTCCGTTGATTGCTGACATTAAAGAATTTAACTACGTCAAGAAAGTTGTGGTTGAAACCGCTGAAAAAGTCCAAAAAGAACACAATCATAAACTCGACTATCTTGTTGGTACCATGATTGAAATCCCTAGGGCTTGTCTAACGGCAGATACCATTGCTAAAGAAGCCGAATTCTTCAGCTTTGGAACAAACGACTTAACTCAAATGACGTTTGGCTTTAGTAGAGATGACGCCGCGAAGTTCTTAGGTGACTACTACAAGACAAAAGTCTTTGAAGCAGACCCTTTTGCACACATCGATGAAACCGGTGTGGGTAGCTTAATGAAGATGGCCGTTGAAAAAGGCCAAAGTGTTCGTAAAGACATCAAACTAGGCATCTGCGGTGAGCATGGAGGCGACCCTCAATCGGTCGAATTCTGCCATAACATCGGATTAACCTACGTTTCATGTTCGCCATTTAGAGTCCCTCTTGCAAAACTTGCAGCGGCTCAAGCGAACATCAAAAATCCAAGAAAATAA
- a CDS encoding lamin tail domain-containing protein, whose protein sequence is MKKILVLLLVVFSTSVLAACSSSKSPLLISKYYEAISGGNNAIEIYNTSSKSVKLSDYKLEIHINGFSDNLITIPLSGEIKGNDYFVISRDSASNQDLIDISDMQSEDLVFNGNDPVLLKKGKTTIDAIGTPGFNADFGTNLALVRKVDQMKARKTFVYSDFVMYHAESFQLLKTTEGILLEEELLKGPKLTQADYDKPFVDPNDANLGGGGVIEVTLASTGDGDTANFRIEDNIVSGELIIIPFGVHRVRFYYIDTPEVIPGQEKPFGKPASLFTSNILNGTKIELQSIEGQALKDTFGRYLFNVWVDGNLVSHFVIKNGLSKAASDYVQQYRSVLYYGFLKNAEHYAEANGFALHGEVDPCWNYETNKLKPGTCYYDLTFR, encoded by the coding sequence ATGAAAAAAATACTTGTATTACTACTCGTGGTTTTCTCTACAAGCGTACTTGCTGCTTGTTCAAGTTCAAAATCACCACTTCTTATTTCAAAGTATTATGAAGCCATCAGTGGTGGAAACAACGCCATTGAAATTTATAATACCTCAAGTAAGTCCGTTAAATTAAGCGATTACAAACTTGAAATTCACATTAACGGATTTTCAGACAACCTAATTACGATTCCACTATCCGGTGAAATTAAAGGTAATGACTACTTTGTTATATCAAGAGATAGCGCATCAAACCAAGACTTAATTGACATCTCAGATATGCAATCTGAAGATCTCGTCTTTAATGGAAACGATCCAGTTCTACTAAAAAAAGGCAAAACAACCATTGATGCGATTGGCACACCTGGGTTTAACGCCGATTTTGGAACAAACCTAGCACTTGTTCGTAAAGTCGATCAAATGAAAGCAAGAAAAACATTCGTTTATAGTGATTTTGTGATGTATCATGCCGAATCATTTCAATTGCTAAAAACAACCGAAGGTATTCTTCTTGAAGAAGAGTTACTAAAAGGACCTAAGCTCACACAAGCAGACTACGACAAACCATTTGTCGATCCAAACGACGCTAACCTGGGTGGTGGCGGTGTGATTGAAGTCACACTGGCCAGTACTGGCGATGGTGATACTGCAAACTTTAGGATTGAAGATAACATTGTTTCCGGTGAGCTGATTATTATCCCCTTTGGTGTGCATAGAGTACGCTTTTATTATATCGATACTCCTGAAGTTATTCCAGGACAAGAAAAACCATTTGGTAAACCAGCCAGTCTATTCACATCTAACATACTTAACGGTACAAAAATTGAGCTTCAAAGCATTGAAGGACAAGCACTAAAAGATACTTTTGGACGTTACTTATTTAATGTCTGGGTTGACGGTAATCTTGTTTCTCACTTTGTTATAAAAAACGGTCTATCCAAAGCCGCTAGTGACTATGTTCAACAGTATCGCAGTGTGTTGTATTATGGGTTCCTTAAAAATGCTGAGCATTATGCAGAAGCTAACGGGTTTGCCTTACACGGTGAAGTAGATCCATGTTGGAACTATGAGACAAATAAATTAAAACCAGGAACATGTTATTACGACCTGACCTTTAGATAG
- a CDS encoding DUF2249 domain-containing protein: MKTIVAPDYMPKDRHKAIFDMFYGLEVNETMKLINDHDPKPLYYQFLFKHKDCFSWQYLVEGPNTFEVLITKIKEVEKK, encoded by the coding sequence ATGAAAACAATTGTAGCACCAGACTACATGCCTAAAGATAGACATAAGGCCATATTTGATATGTTTTATGGTTTAGAGGTAAATGAGACCATGAAATTGATTAACGACCATGACCCTAAACCGCTATACTATCAGTTCTTGTTTAAACACAAAGACTGTTTTTCTTGGCAATATTTGGTTGAAGGCCCAAATACGTTTGAAGTACTGATTACAAAAATCAAAGAGGTAGAAAAAAAGTAA
- a CDS encoding DUF2200 family protein yields MTNNEKLFNMPFSKIYDLYVKKVERKNQDKAKINELLFWLYGYESDSIDQLVNSDITLEAFISQAPNKNESRHLIKGVICGVRIEEIKDPMYQEIRYLDKVIDELAKGRDINKIKRKKD; encoded by the coding sequence ATGACCAACAATGAAAAACTCTTTAACATGCCTTTTTCTAAGATCTATGACCTCTACGTTAAAAAGGTCGAGCGTAAGAATCAAGACAAAGCTAAGATCAATGAACTTCTTTTTTGGCTCTATGGGTATGAAAGTGACTCGATTGATCAATTAGTAAATTCGGACATAACGCTTGAAGCCTTTATAAGTCAAGCGCCAAACAAAAATGAATCAAGACATTTAATTAAAGGTGTCATTTGTGGCGTCAGAATTGAAGAAATAAAAGACCCGATGTATCAAGAAATCAGGTACTTAGATAAGGTAATTGATGAACTAGCAAAAGGTAGAGACATCAACAAAATTAAAAGAAAAAAAGACTAA
- a CDS encoding DUF1801 domain-containing protein → MKLNDDVLGYLNTLDPKRKQDMVVLMELTHQITGYDPTLVGTILYFGHLTYKYKTGRSGVMPLVGISSRKQAITIYMSYDINQYEDLNLLGKYQTGKGCLYIKKTEDVSLDVLEELMRKAIKDTLALDFITVNEVNV, encoded by the coding sequence ATGAAACTAAACGATGATGTATTAGGCTACCTTAATACGTTAGATCCAAAAAGAAAACAAGACATGGTAGTACTCATGGAATTAACACATCAGATTACGGGCTATGATCCAACCTTAGTAGGAACAATCCTATACTTTGGACATTTGACATACAAATATAAAACAGGACGATCGGGGGTTATGCCTCTTGTAGGTATTTCTAGTCGAAAACAAGCAATCACTATCTACATGTCTTATGATATTAATCAATATGAGGATTTGAATCTACTTGGGAAATACCAAACAGGTAAAGGTTGCCTTTACATTAAGAAAACAGAAGACGTGTCACTTGATGTCTTAGAAGAACTAATGAGAAAAGCAATCAAAGATACGCTAGCGCTTGATTTCATCACAGTAAATGAGGTGAATGTATGA
- a CDS encoding YdeI/OmpD-associated family protein, producing the protein MIDKLIKDKTHIIIDFNKDDSIIEEKRFYQVVVGFVGELSQMKQAILYANKCLHEDGMLYLIYPKLNNKIYLKGIHRDHIFPYLMVNEDSGYVNETDLRFNQMRAYDINQTLFGLKKDKTRKERIKAKKDNVDYSKKISEVRTLLKDSLSLNFFDSLAPGYQKAWARYVFEAALEETRKRRIEEMKHLLNQGIKSKNLEKRPSK; encoded by the coding sequence ATGATAGATAAACTAATAAAGGATAAAACACATATCATCATTGATTTTAATAAAGATGATAGTATCATTGAAGAAAAGAGATTCTATCAAGTTGTCGTTGGTTTTGTAGGCGAGTTGAGTCAAATGAAACAGGCAATTTTATATGCAAATAAATGCTTACATGAAGATGGTATGTTGTATCTAATATATCCCAAACTAAACAACAAAATCTATTTAAAAGGCATTCATAGAGACCACATTTTCCCCTATCTAATGGTCAATGAAGACTCAGGCTATGTCAACGAAACTGATTTAAGATTTAATCAAATGCGCGCTTACGATATCAATCAGACATTGTTTGGTCTCAAGAAAGATAAAACAAGAAAAGAGCGAATAAAAGCTAAGAAAGACAACGTTGATTATTCGAAAAAAATCAGTGAGGTTAGAACGCTACTTAAGGACTCTCTAAGCCTTAATTTCTTTGATTCGCTTGCCCCTGGGTATCAAAAAGCGTGGGCTAGATACGTATTCGAAGCTGCTTTAGAAGAGACTCGAAAAAGACGTATAGAAGAGATGAAGCACTTATTAAATCAAGGGATTAAATCAAAAAACTTAGAAAAGAGGCCGTCAAAATGA